A section of the Deinococcus fonticola genome encodes:
- a CDS encoding recombinase family protein — translation MARGQRVGYIRVSTTDQNTARQLDGVELDRIFEDKASGKDAKRPKLQELLAYVREGDIVIVHSMDRLARNVEDLRRIVTELSGRGVRVEFQREGVIFTGEDNPMNTLLLTMLGAVAEFLRAQNLENQREGIAKARQAGKYKGRKQALTPEQVSEVRQRVAAGEKKTALAKELGVNRDTLYEALKR, via the coding sequence ATGGCTAGAGGGCAGCGCGTTGGGTATATCCGAGTATCCACCACAGACCAGAACACCGCCCGGCAGTTGGACGGAGTGGAACTGGACAGAATCTTCGAGGACAAAGCCAGCGGCAAAGATGCCAAGCGACCCAAACTACAGGAGCTGCTGGCCTACGTCCGCGAGGGGGATATCGTTATCGTGCATTCGATGGACAGGCTAGCCCGGAATGTGGAAGACTTGCGGCGCATCGTCACTGAACTTTCAGGACGTGGGGTACGGGTGGAATTTCAGCGGGAAGGCGTCATCTTTACAGGCGAGGACAACCCCATGAATACCCTGCTGCTGACCATGCTGGGCGCAGTGGCCGAGTTTTTAAGGGCCCAAAACCTCGAAAACCAACGGGAGGGTATCGCCAAAGCCAGGCAGGCAGGCAAGTACAAGGGTCGGAAGCAAGCGCTGACCCCTGAACAGGTATCCGAAGTAAGGCAAAGAGTGGCCGCCGGGGAAAAGAAGACGGCCCTAGCCAAGGAACTTGGTGTGAACCGGGACACTCTCTACGAGGCACTGAAAAGATGA